One window from the genome of Deltaproteobacteria bacterium encodes:
- a CDS encoding CoA transferase — translation MGGALRGPPGVCGPRGAALGAQELRPVPVTALAGVRVLDLTRFLAGPFCTAILADLGAEVIKVEAPRGGDEGRYGYPTADGVPVAFLALNRNKKGITLDVRQEEGRGLLRRLLAHVDVLAENFAGGTLASWGLAPDDLCREHPRLIVASLSGFGQTGPWSSRPSYDIVAQAAGGFMSITGFPESPPTRGGGSLGDFVAGLYGAVGILAALAARSRTGTGQPVDVSSQDAMFSLLDSWPTIHAATGRLPARVGNRHLATAPYDAYRARDGWVVIAIATNRIFRRLAAAIGRPELGDDPRFRGAAARLEHGAEVNDVVGAWVAEHSVAEVMRVLGPERANVPCAPVYGVDELVAHPQLLARDMVVRLPHPKLGAVVVPGVVAKLSHTPGAVHRLGPELGEHNEEVYEGLLRLERPQVDRLRTAGVI, via the coding sequence GTGGGCGGCGCTCTACGCGGACCTCCAGGAGTATGCGGACCTCGAGGCGCTGCTCTCGGCGCTCAAGAACTTCGTCCCGTACCTGTGACCGCGCTCGCCGGCGTCCGGGTCCTCGACTTGACGCGCTTCCTCGCCGGCCCCTTCTGCACCGCGATCCTCGCCGACCTCGGCGCCGAGGTGATCAAGGTGGAGGCGCCGCGGGGCGGCGACGAGGGGCGCTACGGCTATCCCACGGCCGACGGCGTCCCGGTGGCCTTCCTCGCGCTCAACCGCAACAAGAAAGGCATTACCCTCGACGTCCGGCAGGAGGAGGGGCGGGGATTGCTGCGCCGGCTGCTCGCGCACGTCGACGTGCTGGCCGAGAACTTCGCCGGCGGCACGCTCGCCTCGTGGGGGCTCGCGCCCGACGACCTCTGCCGCGAGCACCCCCGGCTCATCGTCGCGAGCCTTTCGGGCTTCGGGCAGACGGGACCGTGGTCCTCCCGGCCGTCCTACGACATCGTGGCGCAGGCGGCGGGCGGCTTCATGTCGATCACGGGTTTTCCGGAGAGCCCGCCGACGCGCGGCGGCGGCTCGCTCGGCGATTTCGTCGCGGGCCTCTACGGCGCGGTCGGCATCCTCGCCGCGCTCGCGGCTCGCAGCCGCACCGGCACGGGGCAGCCGGTCGACGTGTCCAGCCAGGACGCGATGTTCTCGCTGCTCGACAGCTGGCCCACCATTCACGCGGCGACCGGGCGGCTGCCGGCGCGCGTCGGGAACCGCCATCTCGCGACCGCTCCCTACGACGCCTACCGGGCGCGCGACGGCTGGGTGGTGATCGCGATCGCCACCAATCGCATCTTCCGCCGCCTCGCGGCGGCGATCGGACGGCCCGAGCTGGGCGACGACCCGCGCTTCCGCGGCGCTGCCGCCCGCCTCGAGCACGGTGCCGAGGTGAACGACGTGGTCGGCGCCTGGGTGGCGGAGCACTCGGTCGCCGAGGTCATGCGGGTGCTCGGTCCCGAGCGGGCCAACGTGCCGTGCGCACCCGTGTACGGCGTCGACGAGCTCGTGGCGCATCCCCAGCTCCTCGCCCGCGACATGGTCGTCCGTCTGCCACACCCGAAGCTCGGCGCGGTGGTCGTCCCCGGCGTCGTCGCGAAGCTGTCACACACGCCGGGCGCCGTTCATCGCCTCGGACCAGAGCTGGGCGAGCACAACGAGGAGGTCTACGAAGGCCTCCTGCGACTGGAGCGGCCGCAAGTCGACCGTCTGCGCACCGCCGGCGTGATCTAA